Proteins from a single region of Schistocerca gregaria isolate iqSchGreg1 chromosome 3, iqSchGreg1.2, whole genome shotgun sequence:
- the LOC126355507 gene encoding cuticle protein 16.5-like isoform X2, with protein MNTLIVLSAVLAVAVAKPGYLGAAPAAVVAPAAYAAPAVVAAPVHAGYAAYGPAPVAVRSDGYLLDTPAVAATKAAHLTAVAQTQARDAIVNGAAALAAHAAHAYAAHAYAAPAVAYAAPAHVAYAAPAAYAAPGALAAAAHLHAKAALLG; from the coding sequence ATCGTCCTGAGTGCCGTCCTGGCCGTCGCCGTGGCTAAGCCCGGCTACctaggcgccgcccccgccgcagtCGTCGCCCCCGCCGCGTACGCCGCCCCCGCGGTGGTGGCCGCCCCCGTGCACGCCGGCTACGCCGCCTACGGCCCCGCCCCGGTCGCCGTCCGCTCCGACGGCTACCTGCTGGACACCCCTGCCGTCGCCGCCACCAAAGCCGCGCACCTGACCGCCGTCGCCCAGACTCAGGCCCGTGACGCCATCGTCAACGGCGCCGCCGCCCTGGCCGCCCACGCCGCCCACGCCTACGCTGCccacgcctacgccgcccccgctgtGGCGTACGCCGCCCCAGCACATGTCGCCTATGCTGCTCCTGCAGCATACGCCGCCCCCGGCGCTCTCGCTGCCGCCGCCCATCTTCACGCTAAGGCTGCTCTGCTCGGCTGA